Proteins encoded together in one Telopea speciosissima isolate NSW1024214 ecotype Mountain lineage chromosome 6, Tspe_v1, whole genome shotgun sequence window:
- the LOC122665379 gene encoding GATA transcription factor 26-like isoform X4 yields MVKQGPCYHCGVTSTPLWRNGPPEKPVLCNACGSRWRTKGTLANYTPLHARIETDDLEEYRVPKVKSISIKAKDVRLEKRKQIHDNVVVQGKAPECDQNFLKVLEDDVSRSSSGSAISYSESCAQFDGTDAIELTGPAQSPVWDSLVPSRKRTCVSRPKPSPVEKLTKDLCSILHEQQASSNFSGSSEEDLIFESDTPMVSVEIGHGGVLIKHPGLAAREEESEASSLSVDNKPNPISDAYSGSASLPVHNDDRGTIFLSISNEKTKKSTGQGIQLEHTKRDKSLFERLQLLQNRNSPLKSLDLKEVVSFEEFMGHLTREEQQRLMKYLPSADTAGLPDSLISMFDSSQFKENVSSFQQLLAEGVFDLSFSGVNTEDCKTLKRLVLVNLAKSKWVEQCNLLKDVKGKKVMEDKGERNGISLPGSKDFLPGKGPRDGQNHDFPEPKATMKSPSRGVTKVGYDTKDPINNDGYCFSPRSLFTFPNDGNSLMLDSFQFTDDSSDQDLLLDIPSNGAFLQAELLPTSSFSTQKASTCSVVHPNVIHP; encoded by the exons ATGGTTAAGCAAGGGCCTTGCTACCACTGTGGCGTTACAA GCACCCCTCTTTGGCGCAATGGACCACCAGAGAAGCCGGTACTGTGCAATGCATGTGGTTCTCGATGGAGAACGAAGGGAACACTTGCAAACTACACCCCATTACATGCCCGAATAGAAACTGATGATCTTGAAGAGTACAGAGTTCCAAAAGTGAAAAGCATATCCATTAAGGCTAAAGATGTGagattagaaaaaagaaaacagattcATGATAATGTGGTAGTGCAAGGCAAAGCTCCAGAATGTGACCAGAACTTTCTGAAGGTTCTGGAGGATGATGTGAGTAGATCAAGTTCAGGATCAGCGATATCATACTCTGAAAGCTGTGCCCAGTTTGATGGTACAGATGCAATTGAATTAACAG GACCAGCCCAATCACCTGTGTGGGATTCACTGGTGCCATCAAGAAAGAGGACTTGCGTGAGTCGCCCCAAGCCATCTCCTGTTGAAAAACTTACAAAAGACCTATGCTCTATTTTACATGAGCAGCAGGCTTCATCTAACTTCTCTGGATCTTCGGAAGAGGACTTAATTTTCGAAAGTGACACCCCAATGGTCTCTGTAGAGATAGGACATGGAGGTGTTCTCATCAAGCACCCAGGTTTGGCAGCTCGAGAGGAGGAATCTGAGGCCAGCTCTCTTTCAGTAGATAACAAACCGAACCCAATAAGTGATGCTTATTCAGGTTCTGCGTCTCTTCCTGTACATAATGATGATAGAGGCACAATTTTTCTAAGCATCAGCaatgagaaaacaaagaagTCCACTGGACAAGGGATACAACTAGAGCATACCAAAAG GGACAAATCTCTCTTTGAGAGATTACAACTTCTACAAAATCGCAACTCACCCCTCAAATCCTTAGATCTAAAA GAAGTTGTTAGCTTTGAAGAGTTTATGGGTCATTTGACTCGTGAAGAACAACAGCGATTGATGAAGTATCTACCTTCTGCGGATACTGCCGGACTTCCTGATAG CCTCATAAGCATGTTTGATAGCTCTCAATTCAAGGAGAATGTATCTTCCTTCCAGCAATTGCTTGCAGAGGGGGTCTTTGATCTCTCCTTTTCAGGAGTGAACACTGAAGACTGTAAAACTCTAAAGAGGCTTGTGTTAGTCAATTTGGCAAAGTCGAAATGGGTAGAACAGTGTAATCTGCTCAAG GATGTTAAAGGTAAAAAGGTTATGGAAgataagggagagagaaacgGAATCAGTCTCCCTGGGTCAAAAGATTTTTTACCTGGCAAAGGACCACGAGATGGCCAAAATCATGACTTTCCAG AACCAAAAGCCACTATGAAAAGCCCCAGTAGAGGGGTAACAAAGGTTGGCTATGATACAAAGGACCCAATCAACAATGATGGCTATTGCTTCAGCCCAAGAAGCTTATTTACTTTCCCTAATGATGGGAACTCTCTCATGCTGGATTCTTTTCAGTTCACTGATGACAGTTCTGATCAAGATCTACTATTGGACATTCCATCCAATGGTGCTTTCCTTCAGGCAGAGCTTCTACCCACATCAAGTTTCAGCACTCAAAAGGCAAGCACTTGCAGTGTTGTACACCCAAATGTTATCCATCCATGA
- the LOC122665379 gene encoding GATA transcription factor 26-like isoform X2, producing the protein MGKQGPCYHCGVTSTPLWRNGPPEKPVLCNACGSRWRTKGTLANYTPLHARIETDDLEEYKVPKVKSISFKAKDVRLEKRKQIHDNVVVEGEAPECDQNFLKVLEDDVSNRSSSGSAISYSESCAQFGGTDANELTGPAQSTVWDSLVPSRKRTCVSRPKPSPVEKLTKDLCSILHEQQASSNFSGSSEEDLIFESDTPMVSVEIGHGGVLIKHPGLAAREEESEASSLSVDNKPNPISDAYSGSASLPVHNDDRGTIFLSISNEKTKRSTGQGIQLEHTKRDKSLFERLQLLQSRNSPLRSLDLKEVVSFEEFMGHLTREEQQRLMKYLPSADTAGLPDSLISMFDSSQFKENVSSFQQLLAEGVFDLSFSGVNTEDCKTLKRLVLVNLAKSKWVEQCNLLKDVKGKKVMEDKGERNGISLPGSKDFLPGKGPRDGQNHDFPEPKATMKSPSRGVTKVGYDTKDPINNDGYCFSPRSLFTFPNDGNSLMLDSFQFTDDSSDQDLLLDIPSNGAFLQAELLPTSSFSTQKASTCSVVHPNVIHP; encoded by the exons ATGGGTAAGCAAGGACCTTGCTACCACTGTGGCGTTACAA GCACCCCTCTTTGGCGCAATGGACCACCAGAGAAGCCAGTACTGTGCAATGCATGTGGTTCTCGATGGAGAACGAAGGGAACACTTGCAAACTACACCCCATTACATGCCCGAATAGAAACTGATGATCTTGAAGAGTACAAAGTTCCAAAAGTGAAAAGCATATCCTTTAAGGCTAAAGATGTGagattagaaaaaagaaaacagattcATGATAATGTGGTAGTGGAAGGCGAAGCTCCAGAATGTGACCAGAACTTCCTGAAGGTTCTGGAGGATGATGTGAGTAATAGATCAAGTTCAGGATCAGCGATATCATACTCTGAAAGCTGTGCCCAGTTTGGTGGTACAGATGCAAATGAATTAACAG GACCAGCCCAATCAACTGTGTGGGATTCACTGGTGCCATCAAGAAAGAGGACTTGCGTGAGTCGCCCCAAGCCATCTCCAGTTGAAAAACTTACAAAAGACCTATGCTCTATTTTACATGAGCAGCAGGCTTCATCTAACTTCTCTGGATCTTCGGAAGAGGACTTAATTTTCGAAAGTGACACCCCAATGGTCTCTGTAGAGATAGGACATGGAGGTGTTCTCATCAAGCACCCAGGTTTGGCAGCTCGAGAGGAGGAATCTGAGGCCAGCTCTCTTTCAGTAGATAACAAACCGAACCCAATAAGTGATGCTTATTCGGGTTCTGCGTCTCTTCCTGTACATAATGATGATAGAGGCACAATTTTTCTAAGCATCAGCAATGAGAAAACAAAGCGGTCCACTGGACAAGGGATACAACTAGAGCATACCAAAAG GGACAAATCCCTCTTTGAGAGATTACAACTTCTACAAAGTCGCAACTCACCCCTCAGATCCTTAGATCTAAAA GAAGTTGTTAGCTTTGAAGAGTTTATGGGTCATTTGACTCGTGAAGAACAACAGCGATTGATGAAGTATCTACCTTCTGCGGATACTGCCGGACTTCCTGATAG CCTCATAAGCATGTTTGATAGCTCTCAATTCAAGGAGAATGTATCTTCCTTCCAGCAATTGCTTGCAGAGGGGGTCTTTGATCTCTCCTTTTCAGGAGTGAACACTGAAGACTGTAAAACTCTAAAGAGGCTTGTGTTAGTCAATTTGGCAAAGTCGAAATGGGTAGAACAGTGTAATCTGCTCAAG GATGTTAAAGGTAAAAAGGTTATGGAAgataagggagagagaaacgGAATCAGTCTCCCTGGGTCAAAAGATTTTTTACCTGGCAAAGGACCACGAGATGGCCAAAATCATGACTTTCCAG AACCAAAAGCCACTATGAAAAGCCCCAGTAGAGGGGTAACAAAGGTTGGCTATGATACAAAGGACCCAATCAACAATGATGGCTATTGCTTCAGCCCAAGAAGCTTATTTACTTTCCCTAATGATGGGAACTCTCTCATGCTGGATTCTTTTCAGTTCACTGATGACAGTTCTGATCAAGATCTACTATTGGACATTCCATCCAATGGTGCTTTCCTTCAGGCAGAGCTTCTACCCACATCAAGTTTCAGCACTCAAAAGGCAAGCACTTGCAGTGTTGTACACCCAAATGTTATCCATCCATGA
- the LOC122665379 gene encoding GATA transcription factor 26-like isoform X3: MGKQGPCYHCGVTSTPLWRNGPPEKPVLCNACGSRWRTKGTLANYTPLHARIETDDLEEYKVPKVKSISFKAKDVRLEKRKQIHDNVVVEGEAPECDQNFLKVLEDDVSNRSSSGSAISYSESCAQFGGTDANELTGPAQSTVWDSLVPSRKRTCVSRPKPSPVEKLTKDLCSILHEQQASSNFSGSSEEDLIFESDTPMVSVEIGHGGVLIKHPGLAAREEESEASSLSVDNKPNPISDAYSGSASLPVHNDDRGTIFLSISNEKTKRSTGQGIQLEHTKRDKSLFERLQLLQSRNSPLRSLDLKEVVSFEEFMGHLTHEEQERLMKYLPSSDTAGLPDSLKSMFDSPQFTENVSSFQQLLAEGVFDLSFSGVNTEDCKTLKRLVLVNLAKSKWVEQRNLLKDVKGKKVMEDKGERNGISLPGSKDFLPGKGPRDGQNHDFPEPKATMKSPSRGVTKVGYDTKDPINNDGYCFSPRSLFTFPNDGNSLMLDSFQFTDDSSDQDLLLDIPSNGAFLQAELLPTSSFSTQKASTCSVVHPNVIHP, encoded by the exons ATGGGTAAGCAAGGACCTTGCTACCACTGTGGCGTTACAA GCACCCCTCTTTGGCGCAATGGACCACCAGAGAAGCCAGTACTGTGCAATGCATGTGGTTCTCGATGGAGAACGAAGGGAACACTTGCAAACTACACCCCATTACATGCCCGAATAGAAACTGATGATCTTGAAGAGTACAAAGTTCCAAAAGTGAAAAGCATATCCTTTAAGGCTAAAGATGTGagattagaaaaaagaaaacagattcATGATAATGTGGTAGTGGAAGGCGAAGCTCCAGAATGTGACCAGAACTTCCTGAAGGTTCTGGAGGATGATGTGAGTAATAGATCAAGTTCAGGATCAGCGATATCATACTCTGAAAGCTGTGCCCAGTTTGGTGGTACAGATGCAAATGAATTAACAG GACCAGCCCAATCAACTGTGTGGGATTCACTGGTGCCATCAAGAAAGAGGACTTGCGTGAGTCGCCCCAAGCCATCTCCAGTTGAAAAACTTACAAAAGACCTATGCTCTATTTTACATGAGCAGCAGGCTTCATCTAACTTCTCTGGATCTTCGGAAGAGGACTTAATTTTCGAAAGTGACACCCCAATGGTCTCTGTAGAGATAGGACATGGAGGTGTTCTCATCAAGCACCCAGGTTTGGCAGCTCGAGAGGAGGAATCTGAGGCCAGCTCTCTTTCAGTAGATAACAAACCGAACCCAATAAGTGATGCTTATTCGGGTTCTGCGTCTCTTCCTGTACATAATGATGATAGAGGCACAATTTTTCTAAGCATCAGCAATGAGAAAACAAAGCGGTCCACTGGACAAGGGATACAACTAGAGCATACCAAAAG GGACAAATCCCTCTTTGAGAGATTACAACTTCTACAAAGTCGCAACTCACCCCTCAGATCCTTAGATCTAAAA GAAGTTGTTAGCTTTGAGGAGTTTATGGGTCATTTGACTCATGAAGAACAAGAGCGATTGATGAAGTATCTACCTTCTTCGGATACTGCCGGACTTCCTGATAG CCTCAAAAGCATGTTTGATAGCCCTCAATTCACGGAGAATGTATCTTCCTTCCAGCAATTGCTTGCAGAGGGGGTCTTTGACCTCTCCTTTTCAGGAGTGAACACTGAAGACTGTAAAACTCTAAAGAGGCTTGTGTTAGTCAATTTGGCAAAGTCGAAATGGGTAGAACAGCGTAATCTGCTCAAG GATGTTAAAGGTAAAAAGGTTATGGAAgataagggagagagaaacgGAATCAGTCTCCCTGGGTCAAAAGATTTTTTACCTGGCAAAGGACCACGAGATGGCCAAAATCATGACTTTCCAG AACCAAAAGCCACTATGAAAAGCCCCAGTAGAGGGGTAACAAAGGTTGGCTATGATACAAAGGACCCAATCAACAATGATGGCTATTGCTTCAGCCCAAGAAGCTTATTTACTTTCCCTAATGATGGGAACTCTCTCATGCTGGATTCTTTTCAGTTCACTGATGACAGTTCTGATCAAGATCTACTATTGGACATTCCATCCAATGGTGCTTTCCTTCAGGCAGAGCTTCTACCCACATCAAGTTTCAGCACTCAAAAGGCAAGCACTTGCAGTGTTGTACACCCAAATGTTATCCATCCATGA
- the LOC122665379 gene encoding GATA transcription factor 26-like isoform X5, which produces MGKQGPCYHCGVTSTPLWRNGPPEKPVLCNACGSRWRTKGTLANYTPLHARIETDDLEEYKVPKVKSISFKAKDVRLEKRKQIHDNVVVEGEAPECDQNFLKVLEDDVSNRSSSGSAISYSESCAQFGGTDANELTGPAQSTVWDSLVPSRKRTCVSRPKPSPVEKLTKDLCSILHEQQASSNFSGSSEEDLIFESDTPMVSVEIGHGGVLIKHPGLAAREEESEASSLSVDNKPNPISDAYSGSASLPVHNDDRGTIFLSISNEKTKRSTGQGIQLEHTKRDKSLFERLQLLQSRNSPLRSLDLKEVVSFEEFMGHLTHEEQERLMKYLPSSDTAGLPDSLKSMFDSPQFTENVSSFQQLLAEGVFDLSFSGVNTEDCKTLKRLVLVNLAKSKWVEQRNLLKDVKGKKVMEDKGERNGISLPGSKDFLPGKGPRDGQNHDFPAVESRT; this is translated from the exons ATGGGTAAGCAAGGACCTTGCTACCACTGTGGCGTTACAA GCACCCCTCTTTGGCGCAATGGACCACCAGAGAAGCCAGTACTGTGCAATGCATGTGGTTCTCGATGGAGAACGAAGGGAACACTTGCAAACTACACCCCATTACATGCCCGAATAGAAACTGATGATCTTGAAGAGTACAAAGTTCCAAAAGTGAAAAGCATATCCTTTAAGGCTAAAGATGTGagattagaaaaaagaaaacagattcATGATAATGTGGTAGTGGAAGGCGAAGCTCCAGAATGTGACCAGAACTTCCTGAAGGTTCTGGAGGATGATGTGAGTAATAGATCAAGTTCAGGATCAGCGATATCATACTCTGAAAGCTGTGCCCAGTTTGGTGGTACAGATGCAAATGAATTAACAG GACCAGCCCAATCAACTGTGTGGGATTCACTGGTGCCATCAAGAAAGAGGACTTGCGTGAGTCGCCCCAAGCCATCTCCAGTTGAAAAACTTACAAAAGACCTATGCTCTATTTTACATGAGCAGCAGGCTTCATCTAACTTCTCTGGATCTTCGGAAGAGGACTTAATTTTCGAAAGTGACACCCCAATGGTCTCTGTAGAGATAGGACATGGAGGTGTTCTCATCAAGCACCCAGGTTTGGCAGCTCGAGAGGAGGAATCTGAGGCCAGCTCTCTTTCAGTAGATAACAAACCGAACCCAATAAGTGATGCTTATTCGGGTTCTGCGTCTCTTCCTGTACATAATGATGATAGAGGCACAATTTTTCTAAGCATCAGCAATGAGAAAACAAAGCGGTCCACTGGACAAGGGATACAACTAGAGCATACCAAAAG GGACAAATCCCTCTTTGAGAGATTACAACTTCTACAAAGTCGCAACTCACCCCTCAGATCCTTAGATCTAAAA GAAGTTGTTAGCTTTGAGGAGTTTATGGGTCATTTGACTCATGAAGAACAAGAGCGATTGATGAAGTATCTACCTTCTTCGGATACTGCCGGACTTCCTGATAG CCTCAAAAGCATGTTTGATAGCCCTCAATTCACGGAGAATGTATCTTCCTTCCAGCAATTGCTTGCAGAGGGGGTCTTTGACCTCTCCTTTTCAGGAGTGAACACTGAAGACTGTAAAACTCTAAAGAGGCTTGTGTTAGTCAATTTGGCAAAGTCGAAATGGGTAGAACAGCGTAATCTGCTCAAG GATGTTAAAGGTAAAAAGGTTATGGAAgataagggagagagaaacgGAATCAGTCTCCCTGGGTCAAAAGATTTTTTACCTGGCAAAGGACCACGAGATGGCCAAAATCATGACTTTCCAG CTGTTGAGTCAAGGACTTGA
- the LOC122665379 gene encoding GATA transcription factor 26-like isoform X1 — translation MGKQGPCYHCGVTSTPLWRNGPPEKPVLCNACGSRWRTKGTLANYTPLHARIETDDLEEYKVPKVKSISFKAKDVRLEKRKQIHDNVVVEGEAPECDQNFLKVLEDDVSNRSSSGSAISYSESCAQFGGTDANELTGPAQSTVWDSLVPSRKRTCVSRPKPSPVEKLTKDLCSILHEQQASSNFSGSSEEDLIFESDTPMVSVEIGHGGVLIKHPGLAAREEESEASSLSVDNKPNPISDAYSGSASLPVHNDDRGTIFLSISNEKTKRSTGQGIQLEHTKRDKSLFERLQLLQSRNSPLRSLDLKEVVSFEEFMGHLTHEEQERLMKYLPSSDTAGLPDSLKSMFDSPQFTENVSSFQQLLAEGVFDLSFSGVNTEDCKTLKRLVLVNLAKSKWVEQRNLLKDVKGKKETEDKGERNGISLPGSKDFLPGKRPRDGQNHDFSEPKATMKSPKRGVTKAGYDTKDPINNDGYCFSPRSLFTFSNDGNSLMLDSFQFTDDSSDQDLLLDIPSNGAFPQAELLSTSSFSTQKASTCSVVHPNVIHP, via the exons ATGGGTAAGCAAGGACCTTGCTACCACTGTGGCGTTACAA GCACCCCTCTTTGGCGCAATGGACCACCAGAGAAGCCAGTACTGTGCAATGCATGTGGTTCTCGATGGAGAACGAAGGGAACACTTGCAAACTACACCCCATTACATGCCCGAATAGAAACTGATGATCTTGAAGAGTACAAAGTTCCAAAAGTGAAAAGCATATCCTTTAAGGCTAAAGATGTGagattagaaaaaagaaaacagattcATGATAATGTGGTAGTGGAAGGCGAAGCTCCAGAATGTGACCAGAACTTCCTGAAGGTTCTGGAGGATGATGTGAGTAATAGATCAAGTTCAGGATCAGCGATATCATACTCTGAAAGCTGTGCCCAGTTTGGTGGTACAGATGCAAATGAATTAACAG GACCAGCCCAATCAACTGTGTGGGATTCACTGGTGCCATCAAGAAAGAGGACTTGCGTGAGTCGCCCCAAGCCATCTCCAGTTGAAAAACTTACAAAAGACCTATGCTCTATTTTACATGAGCAGCAGGCTTCATCTAACTTCTCTGGATCTTCGGAAGAGGACTTAATTTTCGAAAGTGACACCCCAATGGTCTCTGTAGAGATAGGACATGGAGGTGTTCTCATCAAGCACCCAGGTTTGGCAGCTCGAGAGGAGGAATCTGAGGCCAGCTCTCTTTCAGTAGATAACAAACCGAACCCAATAAGTGATGCTTATTCGGGTTCTGCGTCTCTTCCTGTACATAATGATGATAGAGGCACAATTTTTCTAAGCATCAGCAATGAGAAAACAAAGCGGTCCACTGGACAAGGGATACAACTAGAGCATACCAAAAG GGACAAATCCCTCTTTGAGAGATTACAACTTCTACAAAGTCGCAACTCACCCCTCAGATCCTTAGATCTAAAA GAAGTTGTTAGCTTTGAGGAGTTTATGGGTCATTTGACTCATGAAGAACAAGAGCGATTGATGAAGTATCTACCTTCTTCGGATACTGCCGGACTTCCTGATAG CCTCAAAAGCATGTTTGATAGCCCTCAATTCACGGAGAATGTATCTTCCTTCCAGCAATTGCTTGCAGAGGGGGTCTTTGACCTCTCCTTTTCAGGAGTGAACACTGAAGACTGTAAAACTCTAAAGAGGCTTGTGTTAGTCAATTTGGCAAAGTCGAAATGGGTAGAACAGCGTAATCTGCTCAAG GATGTTAAAGGTAAAAAGGAAACAGAAgataagggagagagaaacgGCATCAGTCTCCCTGGATCAAAAGATTTTTTACCTGGCAAAAGACCACGAGATGGCCAAAATCATGACTTTTCAG AACCAAAAGCCACTATGAAAAGCCCCAAGAGGGGGGTAACAAAGGCTGGCTATGATACAAAGGACCCAATCAACAATGATGGCTATTGCTTCAGTCCAAGAAGCTTATTTACTTTCTCTAATGATGGGAACTCTCTCATGTTGGATTCTTTTCAGTTCACTGATGACAGTTCTGATCAAGATTTACTATTGGACATTCCATCCAATGGTGCTTTTCCTCAGGCAGAGCTTCTATCCACATCAAGTTTCAGCACTCAAAAGGCAAGCACTTGCAGTGTTGTACACCCAAATGTTATCCATCCATGA